In one Vigna radiata var. radiata cultivar VC1973A unplaced genomic scaffold, Vradiata_ver6 scaffold_111, whole genome shotgun sequence genomic region, the following are encoded:
- the LOC106754528 gene encoding uncharacterized protein LOC106754528 — protein sequence MAGLIHNNFPVFDGKDYDDWCVKMEVILGFQEVDEVVKKGLQEPLENDSKTVKKQYKENWRPDCKTMMLLHQCISPAMFQKVSKAATAKEVWDILQDAFGNSEVKKVLLQSLQRQYELFGMGEEETVTDYVGRIQAFVNDMRACGKVVKDRKIIEKILRTLTPQYDHIVITIEECKDLETLKIEELQNSLVAHEQRLLESKNAEKAATQATSQALQERSKQTFKTRGRGRGRSRGRGGRNGGRN from the coding sequence TGCGTGAAGATGGAGGTCATCTTAGGGTTTCAAGAAGTAGATGAAGTGGTGAAGAAAGGACTTCAAGAACCCTTGGAAAATGATTCAAAAACGGTGAAGAAACAGTATAAAGAGAATTGGCGTCCTGATTGCAAAACAATGATGCTGTTACACCAGTGCATCTCTCCGGCTATGTTTCAGAAAGTATCGAAAGCTGCTACAGCCAAAGAAGTATGGGATATCCTTCAAGATGCGTTTGGCAACTCCGAGGTTAAAAAGGTACTCTTGCAGTCTCTCCAACGGCAGTATGAGCTTTTTGGCATGGGTGAGGAAGAAACAGTGACAGATTATGTAGGAAGGATACAAGCTTTTGTCAATGATATGAGAGCTTGCGGGAAAGTTGTAAAGGATAGAAAGATCATCGAAAAGATTCTACGCACGTTGACGCCACAGTATGATCATATTGTGATCACCATTGAGGAGTGCAAGGACTTGGAAACATTGAAAATTGAGGAGCTGCAGAACTCGCTCGTGGCACATGAGCAGAGGTTGCTGGAAAGTAAAAATGCAGAGAAAGCTGCAACGCAAGCAACGAGTCAGGCACTGCAGGAAAGATCGAAACAAACCTTCAAGACTCGTGGCAGAGGTCGTGGGAGATCGCGCGGCCGAGGTGGTCGCAACGGAGGAAGAAACTAG